The Lodderomyces elongisporus chromosome 6, complete sequence region AGTACCAGGAGAAACGGTAGTGGGAAAAGCGGGTGGTGGTAGAAATAGTGTGTATCTGTCAATTTTATCACACCAGTTTGCACGACCTTGACATTTTCTTAAGAGCTGACAATctacaaacaaagaaaagtttgCTTTGTTATTGACAATAAGAGTGGAAACAATTGTTTATAAGATTTCTATAACATTTCcttacatttttttttattattttttttcctttacaACCTTCTCCACCAACTTGCATCTCAGCATATCGTGATGGCTGAATGTTGGCATTATAATAGTaagataataaaaaaaaaaagaaaaagaaaaagaaaggccACCAAGGAACATACAGTTTGATTTAGAGGCTCGAGACTCTTCAAGTTGATCTTTTTCTCATCCTTGAATTTACATGTTCTGagatggaaatgaaaattttcctatttattttcattttttttttttgttttttttggctcgAGACTCTAACAAAATAACCATTGAATTAAAATATTCATTCATCTATGTAATTTTCAACTCTCAAATTTCTAACAGTCATTGTAAAAGGGCCTCTACTATAATCAGTAAGACCACCGCTCCATGCAATCGTGTCTTTATTTTGCGTATCTTCTCCTGCCCACAAACTAAAGATCACTCTCATTGGTGATGTAGGCATTCCATGTTTGTTACCCCTAATCAACTCTCGTACTGGTACATCATTCAAGAACCAAactattttttcaaaagtccATTCGCACCCATATTTGTAGAATTGGTCATGCGACAGGTGTATTGGTAAATTGTGAAAGTCACCTCTATCATACGTTGTGGTATTACCCttgatgaaaaagtttGTTTGGTATCGGTATGGATCACTACCTAATATTTCAGCAATATCAATCTCATCCAAATCTTTGCTCTGTAAATATAATGAACTCACTAACCCACTACCATGTGATCCTTTAATCTCAGCCTCAACTTTACCGTACATAATATATTCAGTTGAAACTAAAGATGGATTATCAAATGGTTTTTTGATTGTCATTTGCAAACCCTTGGAACTAAAATTTATACCGTCGTGAGAATATTTTACTGATAAAAATTCAGTACCTTTGGTTAGGGATTCAAATACTGAATCGTTTATAAGGTTGTAATTTTCATGGTAATATTCTTTTGATATAGAGCTGCCTTCATTACTGTCAATGTCAACACCAATGTCAACATCAATGTCAACATCAATGTCAACGTCAATGCCAATGCCATTATCAGTGTTCATATCATAATTCACGTTTATCTTATCAGCATTAGCCTCAGCGGAAAGGAAGCCAATTATGTACAAAAGGGTAATCACAAAATTTAGTCTCATAATATCTGTAATAATGGTACCTTGATTGGCTTATTTGTATAAGTAAAAGTACAGAAAATAGAAGTAGAGGTACTGGTGATGATTAAAAAAGTTTTGCAGCCACAATGTAGTATAACATAGCACAACACAACATAACACAATATAGCTCaacggaaaaaaaaaggaacagAAGAACCGACTTCAATGCAACGTTGCAATAAACAATTTTTAGGACCATCActaacaaaagaaaatcaaaacaggaagaaagaaaaaaaataatattaataataataataaaaaaattacaacaaAAATCATTGCCAAAAGATCAGGAACAACGCGTAATTAGCCATTTAAAGTATATACAACTTATTTCAACACCTTTTAGTTGATACGAAATGTTGACAGATATCCACAGAGTGTTACTCACATATATCCGCTCAGTTAAAGCAATACAATTGAACTCTCTTTTAGAGGCGTTCACACTTATTATACAACGCCTTCATCCCGAACATGAACATGAACATGAACATGAACATGAAAGTGAATCTGGACACAATGCCATAAACAGTCCCAGCATAGAGCCTTCTCGTGATGCGCTCGAACAGTATATACGTGAAATCAATGCGGAAATTACGAAACAAGGGTTCAAGATTGATCGCAAAAACGATGAATTAAACGGGACACtctattttatatttatcaaCACCGCCATGGATGAGATCATAAAGCAAACAACAATCTACACACACATGGAACTCGTTGCGATTAAAAACTTAATTGAGGAGATTATTGAAGCAGAACATTTTGCATTTAGTTTACCACGAAGTAATGCTCAGCAGATTGTACTGTCTCATTTAAGCCGGCCTTTGAAAGAACTGAGCTATTTTATCGATCGATTAATTGATGAAGGATGGTTCAAAGCAACTTTAGATGATCGCTTGATCTTGTCTATAAATAGCTTATGCGAATTAAAACAATACCTTTTGGAAACTTATGGTAATACAAATTCAAGCGAAGGAAatagaagagaaaatagaaGCCAAGATAGAGATATAGTGGATGGAGGAAATGGCCCAGAAAGcaaattgttgatttgcCGACAGTGTAAAGAACTAGTTACTCTAGGGGTTTTATccattgaaaaagatgctTTCCATAGAAGATGTTATGAAGTTTATTGCAGAAACAATAGAATAGAAGCAAATGAAGATAATTTGCTACGGGTTGGTGCTGACCCATCGACACTATAATGCCTACTAATTGGTGctatttttccaattttccACTCCTTCCTGCACCTGCACCTCCCCCTCCTTTTCCCGCCCTTCcttttcaaatccaaaatcAGTCCTCAAAAGAGTCTAAATATTGCGCTTCTACTTCGTCTAGCACATCCCAATACCATTCTTCAATGACTTGTTCGTCATATCGATCACTCAAGGGTTTATAAGTTCCattttgtatgtttggTGGATATTCAAAATCGGGACCCGCATTTAAGGAGGCAACACCATTATTGAAAACAGAGATCATTGGGTAGTACCCAAGAGTGTTATCATCGGTATTTTTATAATTTGGGTTTGCCAGTTGCTTGACATTAGCTTCTAAGTTcatttcatcaacatcttcaATGTTTGTTGGAAGAAAGGAATAGAGGTCATCAATAGTTCCTTGCTCAATACCATTTTTGAACACTCGGATCTGAGCATTTGCAATTATAGgtatattttttgtcttgtcATCCATTTCAATAATCGCTTTTTCCCCAAACACAGTGACAGGATTGAGTAGATGGTCCattgtctttgtttttgtgtaTTCAAATTGATCATAGTAAAGCACACCTTTAGACTTTGTTGGAATTTGGTCTCTAACAATGTTGTTAAATTCGTTAAACTTAATGTTTGCCTCTACACCTTGTTCCATTTGCTCTATATCTCTTAAACCCCCTGCACCACCAGCATTTCCCACAGCAgtgctttttttattcttggttttcctctttttagATTTGTGTTCAACAGGTatctccaattttttttcttccacaTAACGATTCAATTGttccttttgttctttcaaACTTGGTAATTCAACCAAAAGGCCAATAACATCGCCAGTCTTAAATCCATCCTCATAAACACACTGCTTTTTGCGTCGACTGGTAAACATCAATTGCCCATCAATGTCCCTTAATCCGTACCCATACCCATCGTAACCTACAGGAGCTTCCAAAGcagcttcttttcttgcaaTTCCAATCCTTACATGGCTGTCTTTTTTATCATTACCACTAttaccagcaccagcaccaccagcaccaccagcaccaccagcaccagcaccagcaccattACCACTAGAGGCAGCATTATTACGATCATTGCCATCGTCATTATAATCATTGGCTTTCACAATTTTGAATTCAAAATAGTACTTCCCCTCGCGTATACAGACATTTGCTCTAGCCGATCTCCATCCTTCCAGTGTAGTTATGGTCTTGCAATCTTTGCTAAATAAGATCCCCGTGGACCGATCAAATAGGTTTATGCAAGCGTCATACGGTGGCAAGTCTGTAGTTGCATAAAAATTTGAAGTGAACACCGGCAGTGGTCTACAAAGTTTATACTTGAATCCACGCCTATTTACAGGAAGGTCCTCGACTTGGTaaaattgtatattttttatattggTAGATGTTTGAAATGGTTGTGGCGGAGGAGTTGGATAAACATCCAGAAACTTGAATGGCATGGGCTTTAGTCGTGGGTGTACTACAACATTATGTGCTTTCTGCTTACTGTTTGAAGTATGGGCCATGGAAGGAACAAATGTAGAAATAGAGGATGTGCCTGGTTGATTGAACCTTCCTGATTGGACCTCATGTGGCCCTCTACCCAATTCTGGTGTCGTTTTGAGCTCATTCATATTAAATATATGTTGCAATTAATAAAGTGGTTGATAATATGAAATTGATAACTTTGGTGAtgtactttattttttaaactcAGGAGGACAACTTTGCAAAACTACAAGCTCTAAGAATACCgctaatattttttttgttttccggCTAAATGCGCGTGGAGATGGAACCGAAATTGCGAGagggaaaacaaattacaTCCATACCGTCAAGCCTGCCCTAAAATTTAAGAGTAAAGTGATTACCAGaatcaaacaaaacaaaacaaaagaaaaaggaaaaggataaagaaaaagataaaagaaaaagaaaaagaaaaagaaaaagaaaaagaaaaagaaacaacaaaagaacaaagtaTACTCAAACTTTAAAGTGTctaaaaagaaatcaatGATCCGCTATACCCCATGTATCACCATGACCaccattttttattccgCTTGGCTTCAGCTTCTTCGCTTTGTCTTGTAGCACGTCCTGTATCTCTTAACAATGCAGTACTTTTCACCAACACTTTCccatctttattttcaagCGTGCTTTCCAACTCTACAGTCCGCTTATCCAATTTCCCaccttcttttactttGGTTTTTACAATCAAAAACTGGTTAGCAAATGTTGGCCGTTTGTAGTTGATAGTAAGGTTCTCTACCATATAATCATCCTTAAGATTCGATTTAGTATGCTGATTCAAAGAAGCATTCCTTTTGAATGTTTCATTCAATAAAGTTGCAATGATTCCACCGTGGACTATAAATGGATATCCACAGAGCCTATAACCGCAATGAACAATGGCTACTCCTTCATCGGTTGCAATATTGTGAAATATTATTGGCTTGATGAGGATTCCTCCTGGTTTTTGAAGCGTATGGTTTGTGAGCTCAGGAGTATGGTACTCTTGCTGAGTCTTGATTTTCGCAGATGCACGAAATTCATCGTCACCATCATTTTTCTTGAGATCAGCTTCACCACTGTTTGTAGAGCTGGAATCAGCCTTGTTACCATTTTGATTATCCAACAAATTACGATCGAGATTCTCCCAGCTCAGCAATTTGAACCATTGATGTGCATGTTTTGGATGGGATAGTTTCTGATAGATGGCAAGATTCTTTAACTGGTGCTCTAATTTCAAGGGAAGAAACTTATTCTGTGGGTCATTTTCGTCGATATGAGTGTATTTCTCGTAATAGTTGAAAAGTGTTTCGTTGTAGGATAAGTATGAACCcaatataaaaaacaagGCTGTTGTTTTCCAGTTGATCCATTTCGAATTTCCAGGTCGTTTAGGTAAGTGGGCCAAGGGAGATACATTTCCGGAACGTGTGGCATAAAATCGTGTTGTGCTGGTAGGATAGACTGAGGTGTGAGTTCTCAATGATATTCGCAATTGAGAGATTGAAGGTTTGACTGTCATTTTTGCAATCGAGGAGCAAACTATCAATGTGTATTTTAACGTGTGTTGTAACGTGTATTAAAATCAACTGTCGATTTCAAATTGTCACAATGATTTCAGTGTGGTGTTAGTGACAACAGAGATCTCGATATCAAAAATAGTATTGAGCGGGGAAAAAATTCTATTGCGAGATTGTCAACCACACTAATTTCAATTGAAGCTGGTTTAACATGACTCTCATATCtaatattctttttgcagAGCGACAAAacgaaaaacaaaataaatactaccacaacaacatttaacaacaacaccaccaccatcaccaaaagaatttcaaaaaaaaaacaacaacaacaacattgaaagaagatagaaagaaatttaCAAAATAACTCGCAACTTCGCATTTGACTTCTTCATGTTGATGTGCAaacatgaaaaaaaaacaaagcagaACAAAGATAATAATGTAGTCTTAAAATTTTTTAGCTCCAATGCCCTTTTCTAATCATGGAATACAAATTGAATAGATATCTCACTACATTCGCGTCAAACTTATGTATCCGTTGAGGACCTATattaacaataaaaaagttATATAATTCTATAATATATctgaaataaaatgaagTAAAAAATGAACACTTGATGCATCATCATTAAAAAATAGTCGTTAAAGTATGAATAATTGGATGGGTTGATATAGATGTAGTTGTAAttgtaattgttgttgatgttgatgttgatgccAATTTTCCTATTCTCCAATCTTTGAGTTCTAATTCGTAAAGAATAGTGGAAATTGAAcatctgttttgtttctttgtttcttttgtttctttttctccttgATTTCCCCCCTTGAACACAATTCTCCTCCAAAAAGACATGTGTGTTGAAAATGTCTAACTTGCAAATGAGAATTGAGCCAATGgtgcttgtttttttttggtttttttaagttttaatttttaaattttcaaagaaaaagattttaATAATGATACCAGCatgtcaaaaaaaagagtccaaaaaaaaagaagggacACAACAGACTTAGTATCTGTAAATGTCAGCTTTGAATGGACCTTCCTTTGGAATACCCAAGTATTCAGCTTGAACATCAGTCAAAGTAGTCAATCTGGCGTTCAAGTGGTCCAAGTGACATTTGGCAACAGTTTCGTCCAAAATCTTTGGCAACAAGTGAACGTTGACGTCGAATGGACCAGTCTTTGCAAACTCTGGGAATTTCTCTTTGAACTCCTTGTTCTTGTCATTGAACAATGCAATTTGTGCCAAGACTTGGTTAGAGAATGAACAAGACATGACGAATGAGGAGTGACCAGTAGCACAACCCAAGTTGACCAATCTACCGTCAGCCAAAAGGATAATGTGACGACCATTCTTCATCAAGTATCTGTCAACTTGTGGCTTAATGTTGACAACAGACTCAGCGTTGGCTTTCAACCAAGCAACATCGATTTCAATGTCAAAGTGACCAATGTTACAAACAATGGCATCTTCTGGCATTTTCTCAAAGTGCTTTCCAACAATGATATCTCTACAACCGGTGGTTGTAACAAAGATTTGACCAATTGATGCAACCTCATCCAAAGGTGCGACTTGGTAACCAGAGACAGCAGCTTGCAAAGCATTAATTGGGTCAATCTCGGTAACGATAACTCTAGCACCCATACCTTGCAAGGCCATAGCACAACCTTTTCCAACATCACCGAAACCAGCAACAACGGCAACCTTACCAGCAATCATAACATCGGTGGCTCTCTTGATACCGTCAATCAATGATTCTCTACAACCGTACAAGTTGTCGAACTTGGACTTGGTGACAGAGTCGTTAACGTTGATGGCTGGGACCTTCAATTTACCATCTCTCAAAGCCTTGTACAAGTGGTGGACACCGGTAGTGGTCTCTTCGGATAAACCGTAACAGTCTTCCAACATTTCTGGGTATTTTTCGTGAACCAATGAGGTCAAGTCACCACCATCGTCCAAGATCAAGTTCAATTTCTTACCGTCCTTGAAGGCAAACAATTGTTGTTCAATACACCATTGGTACTCTTCCTCGGTTTCACCTTTCCAGGCAAACACAGGAacaccagcagcagcaatagcagcagcagcatgGTCTTGAGTTGAAAAGATGTTACAAGAAGTCCAAGTAACTTCAGCACCCAAAGCAACAAGAGTCTCAATCAAGACAGCGGTTTGGATGGTCATGTGCAAACAACCTGCAATTCTTGCACCTTTCAATGGTTGAGATGGACCGTACTTCTTTCTGATGTACATCAAACCTGgcatttcattttcagaCAATTCAATGTCCTTTCTACCGAAGGCAGCTAAGGAGATGTCGGCGACTTTGTAGTTACTAgccattgttgtttttataaaaaaaaagggggggtGATTAATCTAGATTTGTAGATAGGGTGGTGGAATACCTGTAAAGATCTAGGATaaggagagaaagaggaagaaagaaaagaagaaaaaggaaaaaaaaagaggaagaagaaaaagagggaaaagagAGGGAAGAGGAATAAAATTAATGAAAAGGATGTTGGATCTTGTGAAAATTTACTTTGTTGAGCTATTGTCAGTGTCTTCTGCCCCAATTGCCCATGCGAGTCTTCAGCTCCTGTactgaaaatttttaattttagtTACACAAAATTAacgagaagagaagaaacgTGGTGGTTATATCACGTGCCCTCGTGTAGATCGTTTAGCCAGGATAgggcaaacaaaaaaaaagactacAGAATCAATATATAACCAAAAATGCAGAGTATACGGAGAATGATTCAAATCAAAGTTAAAAAGAGAgcaaagagagagagagaggaaacAGCGAGTGAAGAATGGGGTggaaggggggggggggagaagAAGGGAAATCATAAGAAACTGGcatgcaaaagaaaaacgaaTTTCAAATCTTCACAGAAATATGTTAAGTTTGACCCATAAGATGTAACAATAAGAACTAAATATATCACTCTATCTATTTTATgttatttcatttcaattCATTTTATTAATGTTCatgaaaaaataaggaattaaaaatacaatcacatttcaaatttcaaCCAATCTAGATCTTTAAACTGTAAAGCGGCTGCAGCAGTTGTATCAACGTTCTTGTCATCGGCCAAACCAGTACCACCAGTGCCACCAGCTCCGCCATTACCGCCATTACCGCTGTTATTACTTCCTTTTCCTATACCTATATTTGCATCTGCGAAATCGTAATTATTGCTACCTAGTCCTAAAGCTTGATTATTATCTTGTTGCATCACTTTGGTCCCAAATATAGCATTGTCAAAGTCGACGCCCAAATTTGCGGGACTTGTGTCCTGCAGAACCCGGTTTCCATCatgctcttcttcttcatcatcaccattgTGTAGACTAGTATAgtttttgaagaaatcaTCTTCGCTCATCATTATATTGTCAACATCTAGTTCGGGTATAACTGTAGGAGTCGACATATCACCACTGATATCCAAACCACTAGTAATGTTATTCATGCTGTTCATATTGTTCGCATTGATATTCACAATATCGGAAAGTGGATCGGTAGCCATCATTACCAATTCATCATCGATACCTCTATGCTGCGCTATTGGGGGTTTACTAGCTCTATATTCCTCCAATACTTTCTGGCCTCTTGTCTTTGTTCCATTCAAAGAAGCGTATTGTCCCATTTGAttgacaaaagaagaagaagaagaagcaccCAATgaactgttgttgttattggtgttgttggatAAACCAGTAATTGAATTGGGGTTTGGAGCAAGATCAGTAATTTCAAGAGGCGTTTCTGGCACAGAATTGGGCGTAGTTGAACTAGGTTGATGTTGActttgctgctgttgctgataTTGGTTTGGATGTTGCAAATGTCCTAGACCAGCAGAATATGAGCCTGGTGAATAATATGAATTAGGGGTATCGACAAATTCATTATTTGTGTAAATTTGCGAGTTAATAGTATTTGTGTTCATGTGATTATTCATAATGGTGGAGGCACTATTCTGTCTAGATAACAGCGATCTTTGCTGCTGAGGTGCTCTAAATTGGGTTGATACTGGatattgctgctgctgctgctgctgttgttgttgttgttgctgaggCATATCAAAATAGCTGGCTTGAGAATAACGTTGATTAAGCATATTGACGTTGCCCATTGTGAGTGAATTTGTTGGCGTAGAAATGGATCCATTCTTCCTATTTGGTATGTTTACCAAAGAAGTTCTTCTActcaatgatgatggtgcTGAAATGAGAgaattgtttctttttaatgCGTAAGTTGGgtattgctgctgctgctgctgcagttgttgttgcagttgttgttgttggtgacTTGTTAGCGAAACTAAAGAATCGGCtctatttttattgttgaatgatgatgaagtaGCACCTATTCCAGCAGAACCAGCTGCAGCAGCAAGTCCCATAGCATGTACATTTAACTCcgacttttttcttttaaatgGCTGATTGCAATCCACAGTATATGAATATGACGAGGCTGCCGAAGACGAGGCTGAACATGGCGATGTTTCCAGATTTGACGTCTGCTGCTGATTTgacgaagatgaagaaggtatTGCTATAGCCTTGCTTTTGAATGAATTGTTCAAGTTTGTCGAACTTGCTGGTTTGGGCAATATCAATACATTTTTATACCTCTGGCTCTGACTCTGACTATGGTTCTGGCTCTGTGTTGAAAATGACGAGTTCATGAAATTGTTTGGCACAGAAGATCCCATTTGCATGTTTGCAGGCGATGGTGCTATCGCTATTGGTAGttgtcttttttgattcaaAGATTCACGATATGAGGTTGATGtggctgctgttgttgccaAGGAAGTGGAATGTGTACCATTACCTGAACCAAAGGTGCGAGGAAATGATGTTGACATTGCCATGGACATTGACATGGGGTTCATTCCTACTGAGCTTGATACGCTATTTGACACTGAGGTTTTTCTCgagtttctctttttgatAACATCGGTTTTCATCGATAATGGACGAGTGGTTCcatgaagtttgaggaacAAGCCACAAGCATTACACAACGTGTTTCCCTCTGCATCTTTTCTCCAAAGAGGCGTCTTTTGAGTTTTACAGTTGAAGcaagtggtggtggtggtggtggtggtggtgccaACATCAGCAGGTTGTGAGAGTGGATTCAGACTCAGCTGTTGCAGATTATCCAGTTGCTTTGGTTTTTCCAGTTGTTCCAGTTGTTCCAGCTCTTCCAGTTTCTCCAATTTGTCCAGTTTTTCcagttgctgctgctgttgctgttgctgttgttgctcgtttttcatctttgtcAATGAAGAAGTGAGGTTGGATTTTGGCGGTGCTTTTATAGTGTTCATATCCGATTGCAATGATGAGTTTGTTGATAATTTCGATGATGCATTAGAGTTGTGTCGAGATGCAGAGCTCGAGTCTTCCGAGTTTGGAGTGAATACTTTGGCGTAATCAacattttgttgttgagacGGGCTTGCAGATACATGTCTATGAATTTGGggttcttctttctttattgtcATTTGCTTCTCATCAGACTGGTTTGAGTGATTTGCGTttgatgttgatattgatgttgatgttggtgaGGTGTTATTCAGTAGGTTACTTGGTTGGAATGAACTCTTTGTATTTAAATGGTGTATTTCATCCATAGACAATGGAGATAGTAGGTCCAAAACGTTCTTGTCATTATACAGCAGTAACAGTATCGGTAGTTGGGTCTGCATCAGCAGTTGTGTTTGAGAATGCAGTTTATCCTGCAGCAACAGTGCATGCGAAAGTGAAGATGGTTGCGACAGTTCAGATGCTGGGTTAGggttattttcttttttgatgtGTGTATTTGCATTCCCAATTTGAACCATGCGGTGTAGCTGGGTCCTGCTGTTTGCTTTCCGCAACTGTCTATTTTCTACTCTTGATTGTAAGTTGAGAAGTTTCTTTGCCGAGTAAAAGATATCCACCAAGGAAGGACCTGAGTCAAGAAAATGCGAGTTTTTGGCAGACTGTGTAGCTTGTGTAGCTTGCGAATCTTTGCTAGAATATAAAAACTTGGTATTGTCCATGTTCTTCCCTTCAGTGTACAATGGTGTTGATTTTACTGGCGTGATGGTTGCTGAAGTATTGAGTTTGTCGACATGGTACGTGTTGGAGCCTTTTAAAAGCTCACTTGATGAGGACGAAGAAGGTGGCATTATATCACCTCAAAAGGTTGTTATGAAGGAGATGAAGgagatgaagaaggaaatgaaTAATTGTAGTATATGGTATATGGTTTGGTAATTGTAGTTCCAGATTTGAAgaatcttttcttctttgtctcttCTCTTATAAGATGTATGGTAaatgtgtgtgtctgtgtgtgtggggagaaagaaaagttaaTGGAGTGttatgaagaaaagaaagttgGCCAAGGGATCAAGAGTGCTAAAGTTCTTGCCTGTGATGATACTTGAGTAATAGTCACCTGTTAGATGGGTCCAGGTAAAtggtatgtgtgtgtgtgtgttgacTTTCAGAGCAAaagggaagaagaagtagaagaagtgaaagaaaaataaaagaaacagcTAATATGCCAAGTCAAAATTTCTGAGGGTATccaatgtgtgtgtgtgtgttttttattttattttatttgatttgtattaaaaactttttcttcttttaagGTACTCTTTTTGGGGGTTTTTTGACTTGGTACTTAATTTGCTTAAACAATATTAGTATGTATTACTAGGTATTAGTATGTATTACTTATTATTACACTTGATGCTTTAATTTTTGGGCTTATTACTATGACTATTACAATTAACTGGCTACTTGGAACTAGAATTGGAACTGGTGCTAGTACACCAACCACTGCAaaaattatataaataaaaaaaaaaagaagtataATAAAGCAAAATAGTAATATAGGATGCACAACATATTAGGCTCTGAGCATAGTACAATACTTgccattttctttacttgtTCCCTACTCTTTGACATTTATATGACTTGTGTCAGTTGACTTATAAATATTTTTAcattttacattttttttttcacgaCAATTAATATACAACATTACACGACCTCTATCCCCCCACCTCACACCTCTACACACAAAACTTATTTTTTACAAAGTTTCAATTTAGAGGACGAACATCCCTGCAGACAAAACAGCTTAGGTGTGCAAACCTTTTCTCtgctttttattttttttcatttttttttttggtttcccTAATACCTTATAAGAAGGAATATTCAAACCTGTTATTTCCCTCCGCCCTCCCTTTGCTTTGCATCGCACGAAACAAACAACcctgtctctctctctccttgAGTACATTTGGATTTGTCCTTTTGTCCTTTTGTCCTctgtctttttgtttctttttgtttgttttatcTGTTTATTTtagatttttttgttgcGCTAAGGTACCTGCCACAAACCTTGGCCGTTAACGCTTTGGAACTGAgcgttttttgtttgtctatTCTCTCTACTTCACTATTTTACTTATTTACCATTTCTTTCCATCTTGCTTGTTACTATTGCTTTGTTCatccaatttcaattttgtggCCTGAGAAGGGTGGCTTTTTCTGACTCTGCAAAACTTCTGCGCTACATAGTTTAACTTGTCCT contains the following coding sequences:
- a CDS encoding uncharacterized protein (CAZy:GH16), which encodes MRLNFVITLLYIIGFLSAEANADKINVNYDMNTDNGIGIDVDIDVDIDVDIGVDIDSNEGSSISKEYYHENYNLINDSVFESLTKGTEFLSVKYSHDGINFSSKGLQMTIKKPFDNPSLVSTEYIMYGKVEAEIKGSHGSGLVSSLYLQSKDLDEIDIAEILGSDPYRYQTNFFIKGNTTTYDRGDFHNLPIHSSHDQFYKYGCEWTFEKIVWFLNDVPVRELIRGNKHGMPTSPMRVIFSLWAGEDTQNKDTIAWSGGLTDYSRGPFTMTVRNLRVENYIDE
- a CDS encoding uncharacterized protein (BUSCO:EOG092645L9) — encoded protein: MLTDIHRVLLTYIRSVKAIQLNSLLEAFTLIIQRLHPEHEHEHEHEHESESGHNAINSPSIEPSRDALEQYIREINAEITKQGFKIDRKNDELNGTLYFIFINTAMDEIIKQTTIYTHMELVAIKNLIEEIIEAEHFAFSLPRSNAQQIVSSHLSRPLKESSYFIDRLIDEGWFKATLDDRLILSINSLCELKQYLLETYGNTNSSEGNRRENRSQDRDIVDGGNGPESKLLICRQCKELVTLGVLSIEKDAFHRRCYEVYCRNNRIEANEDNLLRVGADPSTL
- the ASH2 gene encoding transcription factor, contains a PHD finger motif (BUSCO:EOG09262X7T) — encoded protein: MNELKTTPELGRGPHEVQSGRFNQPGTSSISTFVPSMAHTSNSKQKAHNVVVHPRLKPMPFKFSDVYPTPPPQPFQTSTNIKNIQFYQVEDLPVNRRGFKYKLCRPSPVFTSNFYATTDLPPYDACINLFDRSTGILFSKDCKTITTSEGWRSARANVCIREGKYYFEFKIVKANDYNDDGNDRNNAASSGNGAGAGAGGAGGAGGAGAGNSGNDKKDSHVRIGIARKEAALEAPVGYDGYGYGLRDIDGQLMFTSRRKKQCVYEDGFKTGDVIGLLVELPSLKEQKEQLNRYVEEKKLEIPVEHKSKKRKTKNKKSTAVGNAGGAGGLRDIEQMEQGVEANIKFNEFNNIVRDQIPTKSKGVLYYDQFEYTKTKTMDHLLNPVTVFGEKAIIEMDDKTKNIPIIANAQIRVFKNGIEQGTIDDLYSFLPTNIEDVDEMNLEANVKQSANPNYKNTDDNTLGYYPMISVFNNGVASLNAGPDFEYPPNIQNGTYKPLSDRYDEQVIEEWYWDVLDEVEAQYLDSFED
- the SAH1 gene encoding S-adenosyl-L-homocysteine hydrolase (BUSCO:EOG09262LYR), encoding MASNYKVADISLAAFGRKDIELSENEMPGLMYIRKKYGPSQPLKGARIAGCLHMTIQTAVLIETLVALGAEVTWTSCNIFSTQDHAAAAIAAAGVPVFAWKGETEEEYQWCIEQQLFAFKDGKKLNLILDDGGDLTSLVHEKYPEMLEDCYGLSEETTTGVHHLYKALRDGKLKVPAINVNDSVTKSKFDNLYGCRESLIDGIKRATDVMIAGKVAVVAGFGDVGKGCAMALQGMGARVIVTEIDPINALQAAVSGYQVAPLDEVASIGQIFVTTTGCRDIIVGKHFEKMPEDAIVCNIGHFDIEIDVAWLKANAESVVNIKPQVDRYLMKNGRHIILLADGRLVNLGCATGHSSFVMSCSFSNQVLAQIALFNDKNKEFKEKFPEFAKTGPFDVNVHLLPKILDETVAKCHLDHLNARLTTLTDVQAEYLGIPKEGPFKADIYRY